DNA sequence from the Prochlorothrix hollandica PCC 9006 = CALU 1027 genome:
TTTTTGAGGACAATGCGGGCCGCTGCATCGGCAGCATGGGTAAACTTCCAGTCCATGCAAATATCCCCCGCTGCATAGATCTGGGGGTTACTGGTTTGGAGATAGTCATTGACCACCACGCCCCGACGGCGATCGTACTGCACCCCCACCGCCTCCAGGTTCAACCCCTCCACATTGGGGGCACGGCCCGCCCCCGCCAAGATCTCATCCACCACGATCGTCCCCGTGTTCTCGCCACTGCTATAGGTAAGGCGCTTCCCCTCTGGGGTCACCTCCACCTGCTGCAATTGGCACTGCAACACCAGCTCCACCCCATCCCGCACCAATGCCCCCTGCACCAGAGCCGCCGCATCGGCATCTTCCTTATGAAGCACATGATTACCCCGATGGAACAGCACCACCTGGGATCCCAGCCGCTGAAAGACTTGGGCCAATTCGCAACCAATGGGACCGCCCCCAATGACGGCCAAACGGCGGGGAGCTTCCGTCAGGTTAAACACCGTTTCATTGGTGAGGTAACCGGCCTGATCTAGCCCTGGGATATTAGGCCGCACTGCCCTGGCTCCCGTGGCAATGACTGCTTTTTTGTAGGCCAGAACCTGGGAACCCACCTGGATTTGGCCCGGTTGCAGAAACTGACCGCCCCCCAGGAACACATCCACCCCCAAGCCCTGGAAACGCTGGGCCGAGTCGTGGTGACTGATGCCCGCCCGCAATTGCCGCATTCGGGCCATCACGGACCCAAAGTCCACGGCCACCTCAGCGGGGGGCTGCACCCCAAAGGGCAAGCTCTGGCGCATATCCGCCGCCACCCGCCCCGATCGAATCAAACATTTGGAGGGAATGCAGCCCACATTGAGGCAATCTCCCCCCATCAGATGGCGCTCGATCAAGGCCACCTTCAGCCCCAGGTCCAAGCCCGCTGCCCCCGCCGCCACCACTAAGCCAGCGGTGCCCGCCCCAATCACCACTAAGTCATAGCAGCCCGCTGGGGTGGGGTTTTGCCAGTCCTGGGGGGAAACATGGCTCAGGAGGGTTTGGTTGGCTGCATCCAGGGGGGTTACGGGGGCAGCGTCAAAGGCCAGAGGAGGGGTTGAGTTCATGGGGTGGGGGATAGCATGGGGGAACGAAAACAAAAGACGCTAGACGCTGCCTTGGGCGCGGCAACTGTGCCCCTAACAGGGGGCGATCGCTCTACGAGTCAGGTTTCCTACAGATTCTGCCTTGGGGGTTGAAACTATGGCCCTACCGGGGTTTAGTCGGTGTAGGGTTCCGGAAACCTGACCCTGCCGGTGGGGTGGGGGTTTGCCAAGGTCTACCACCATTAAAAACCAAAGGACTGGTTTTAGCCGTGGGGGTGTCTGGAAATTTCCTCAACCGGCGACGGGTCCAGCGTCGGGATCATCCCAGTTTGGCAACTTGCTCTGCATCCCCCAGCCCCTTCTCCCAGGGCGGGAGAAGGGGAGCCAGAACGTTCAAAGTCCCTCTCCCGTTCTGGGAGAGGGATTTAGGGTGAGGGCCGCCAAAGTGGGATGTAACCCTAGCTTAAGACTATAAATACCCCATTTTAGCTCATAAGACCGGTTTTTTTGGTTATAACCTGAAAACCAACGATTTTGTATAAAATAAACCCACAACAAAAGCCGTCAAAGCTTCCCTCAGCCTTAAGCGCCCATGGCTTCCCTGAACCAGGGATCCACTCCTTGGGATCGGGCCTTCGGGGCTGAGGTGGCCGCTTTGCCCGCCAAAATCCGATCGCCCCCTTCATTGATCACCAACGGATCCCAACCCGGTGGAGCCGGAAAGGTGAGGGCCAGGGTAACCGCCAGGGTGGGGGGGGCTTCAAACAAAAGATTGACAAAGGAACCGTGGCAGTGCTTGGCCATACACTGGGCCTTGGCCTCCAAAAGGCGGTGCAGAACCTGGGGATACAGGGTCGTGGGAATGCCCAATAAAACCCAGCCTTTACGGTTTTGGGCACGGCGAAAGCGCAAGGTGGCCCAGGGGTTGGAGCGATCGTGGCGATCGCAGACCGGACGATCGCAGGCCAGATCATCAAGAACAGGGCGATCGCAGGGTAGAGAATCGGTTAGACTAAACATCGGCATACCAGTACCCGTGTACGATTGAGATATACTCATTTAGTTCAATTGTACTATATTTACGCCGCACCAGTCCGGATAGTTGTGTCTGATTTCGCCATGGCTAGACGTTGTGTTATTCCAAGTCCCGGGGCAAAAAGGCGATGGGAGAGGGTCCATTTCCCTGGGGTGGGTTCACCGATTTGGGTAGGGGCAATCCCCCCGTGGTTGCCCCGGTTGGGAGTCCCCAAGAGGGTCGGCACGGGGGCGCGACCCCTACCCGAAGTCAATTGTTCCAAGGTGAAATGCACCCCGTTGATCCGGCTCTGACCTTAGGCAATTGGAGAAGGTCCATTTCCCTGGGGTGGGTTCACCGATTTGGGTAGGGGCAATCCCCCCGTGGTTGCCCCGGTTGGGAGTCCCCAAGAGGGTCGGCACGGGGGCGAGAACCCTACCCACAGTATCTACAGCAACCATCTTTTGTCAGTTAACCAGGCTTTTACACCATTAACGGGGCTAATGCCATCTGGTTTTAAGGATTCAGTGCCCTAAACCTGCGTTAGCTTGCCCTGGTGCGGGTTGCCTATGCAGATCTAGGGCACTCGGGACTAGGTGG
Encoded proteins:
- a CDS encoding mercuric reductase; amino-acid sequence: MNSTPPLAFDAAPVTPLDAANQTLLSHVSPQDWQNPTPAGCYDLVVIGAGTAGLVVAAGAAGLDLGLKVALIERHLMGGDCLNVGCIPSKCLIRSGRVAADMRQSLPFGVQPPAEVAVDFGSVMARMRQLRAGISHHDSAQRFQGLGVDVFLGGGQFLQPGQIQVGSQVLAYKKAVIATGARAVRPNIPGLDQAGYLTNETVFNLTEAPRRLAVIGGGPIGCELAQVFQRLGSQVVLFHRGNHVLHKEDADAAALVQGALVRDGVELVLQCQLQQVEVTPEGKRLTYSSGENTGTIVVDEILAGAGRAPNVEGLNLEAVGVQYDRRRGVVVNDYLQTSNPQIYAAGDICMDWKFTHAADAAARIVLKNTLFSPWGLGRARLSDLVMPWATYTDPEVAQVGLSEQDARHQGIAVDTIYIDMAKVDRAIADGETEGFVKIHHKRGSDQILGATIVARHGGDMISEITTAMVHNLGLSKLSSVIHPYPTQAEAIKKAADAYRRTLLTPKTKKFLKLLTRFS